Genomic DNA from Thermobifida alba:
CTTCACCAAGACCCTGGCCATCGAACTCGGCAAGTTCGGCATCACCGCCAACGCCGTCGCCCCCGGCTTCATCGCCACCGACATGACCCGGGCGACCGCTGAGCGGATCGGCGTGGACTTCGAGGAGTTCAAGGCCGCCCGCGCCGCCCAGATCCCGGTGCGCCGGGTCGGCGTGCCCGAGGACATCGCCGCCACCGTCGCCTTCCTCACCAGCGAGGAGGCCGGCTACGTGTCCGGTCAGGTCATCTACGTCGCCGGCGGACCGCTGGACTAGGACGCGCACGACACCGGCCCCGGACGGGCGGGCGGCCGCCGGGGACGACGCCCCGGGCGACCCGTCCCCGCCCCGCCCGCGGGCGGGGCGGGGCGGCGCCGAGCCGCCCGCACCGGGCCACCGACCGTCTCCTCCAGGAAGGCTCTGTTCTGCCGTGACCACACCCACCGTGTCCCCGCCGGACGCCGCGGACCTGCGCGCCCGGGTCGCCGACTTCGTCGCGGAACACGATCCCGCCACCACCGACCAGACCGAGTTCCTCGCCGCCCGCTTCGACGCGGGCCTGGCCTGGGTGCACTTCCCCGAGGGGGCGGGCGGCCTGGGGGCTCCCCGTGCCCTGCAGAGCGTCGTCGACGCGGAGTTCGAACGGCTCGGCTTCGTCCCCACCGGCCGCGAGGGCCTGGTCATCGGCCTGGGCATGGCCGCCCCCACCCTGGTGGCCTTCGGCACCCGCGAGCAGCGGGACCGCTTCCTCAAACCGCTCTACACCGGTGAGGAGGTCTGGTGCCAGCTGTTCAGCGAGCCCGGCGCCGGATCCGACCTGGCCGCCGTGGGGACCCGCGCGGTCCGCGACGGCTCGGACTGGGTCATCGACGGCCAGAAGGTGTGGACCTCCCTGGCCCACCGGGCCCGCTGGGCCATCCTGCTGGCCCGCACCGACCCGGACGTGCCCAAGCACCGCGGGCTGACCTACTTCATCTGCGACATGACCGCCCCGGGCGTGGACGTGCGACCGCTGCGCCAGATCACCGGGGAGGCCGAGTTCAACGAGGTCTACCTGGACGGGGTGCGGCTGCCCGACAGCCTGCGGCTCGGCGGGGTCGGCGAGGGCTGGAAGGTCGCGCAGACCACTCTGATGAACGAGCGGGTCTCCATCGGCGGCCGCCCCGAGCCCCGCGAGGGCGGACTGGTCGGCATCGTCAGCGACCTGTGGCGCACCCGCCCCGAACTGCGCACCCGGGGCCTGCACGAGGAACTGCTGCGGCTGTGGGTGGCCGCCGAGGCCGCCCGGCTGACCAAGGAGCGGCTGCGCCAGCAGATGGCGGTCGGCCAGCCGGGCCCCGAGGGGTCGGCGGCCAAACTCTCCTTCGCCGAGCTCAACCAGCGTCTCTCCGGTCTGGAGCTGGAGCTCCTGGGCGCCGAGGGGCTCACCTACGACGACTGGACGTTCCGCCGTCCCGAGCGACCGGACCTGCTGGGCCGTGGCGCGGGCTTCCGCTACCTGCGCTCCCGGGGGAACTCGATCGAGGGCGGGACCTCGGAGATCCTGCGCACCATCATCGCCGAACGCGTCCTGGGGCTGCCCGCCGAACCGCGGGTCGACAAGGACGTCGCCTGGAAGGACCTGCCCCGTTGAGCGAATCCGAGCTGAACCTGCTGTACAGCGACGTCGAACAGGAGCTGCGCACCAGCGTGCGGGAGCTGCTGGCCGACCGGTGCCCGTGGCAGTCCGTGCTGGACCGGGTGTCGCACCACAGCGCCCCGGCCGGGACCACCGACCTGGAGCTGTGGCGGGAACTGGCGGCCGTGGGCGTCGCCGGCCTGTCCGTACCCGAGGAGCTGGGCGGGGCGGGCGCCACTCCGCGGGAGAGCTCGGTGGTCGCCGAGGAGCTCGGACGCTCCGTCGCCCCAGTGCCGTTCCTGGGCAGCGCCGTGCTGGCCACCTCCGCCCTGACCGCGCTGGACGCGGACGGGGAGGTCCGCGCGCTGCTGGCCGGCCTGGTGGCGGGAGAGCGCGTCGCCACCCTGGCGGTACCGCTGCCCACCACCCCCGGTTCGGCCTTCCCCGCCCTGGTGCGCGCCGGGGAGCACGGCCTGAGCGGCACCGTGTCCGGCGTGGTCGACGCGCTCAACGCCGACGTCCTGGTGGTGCCCGCGGTCAGCGCGGACGGTCCCGGCCTGTACCTGGTGGCGGCCGGACAGGCGGCGCTCACCCCCCTGGTGAGTCTGGACCAGACCCGGCCGCTGGCCGAGGTGCGTCTGGACGGGGCCCCGGCGGTGGCGGTGGCCTCCGGGCGGCGGGCGGCCGACGCGCTGGAGGCGGCCCTGGTCGCGGGCGCGGCGCTGCTGGCCGCCGAGCAGCTCGGCACGGCCGAGTGGGCCCTGCACACGACCGTGGACTACCTGAAGGAACGGGTGCAGTTCGGCCGCCCGGTCGGCTCCTTCCAGGCCCCCAAGCACCGGCTCGCCGACCTGTGGGTCCTCATCTCCCAGGCCCGGGCGGTGGTCCGCAACGCGGCGAGCGCGCTGGCCGCCGGGGCCCCGGACGCCCCGCTGGCCGCGGCCCTGGCCCAGGCGTTCGTGTCGGAGGTGGCGGTCCGGGCCGCGGAGGAGGCGGTGCAGCTGCACGGGGGCATCGGCTTCACCTGGGAGCACCCGGCCCACCTGTAC
This window encodes:
- a CDS encoding acyl-CoA dehydrogenase family protein codes for the protein MSESELNLLYSDVEQELRTSVRELLADRCPWQSVLDRVSHHSAPAGTTDLELWRELAAVGVAGLSVPEELGGAGATPRESSVVAEELGRSVAPVPFLGSAVLATSALTALDADGEVRALLAGLVAGERVATLAVPLPTTPGSAFPALVRAGEHGLSGTVSGVVDALNADVLVVPAVSADGPGLYLVAAGQAALTPLVSLDQTRPLAEVRLDGAPAVAVASGRRAADALEAALVAGAALLAAEQLGTAEWALHTTVDYLKERVQFGRPVGSFQAPKHRLADLWVLISQARAVVRNAASALAAGAPDAPLAAALAQAFVSEVAVRAAEEAVQLHGGIGFTWEHPAHLYLKRAKSSAIALGTADRHRARIAELVDLPPAP
- a CDS encoding acyl-CoA dehydrogenase family protein, translating into MTTPTVSPPDAADLRARVADFVAEHDPATTDQTEFLAARFDAGLAWVHFPEGAGGLGAPRALQSVVDAEFERLGFVPTGREGLVIGLGMAAPTLVAFGTREQRDRFLKPLYTGEEVWCQLFSEPGAGSDLAAVGTRAVRDGSDWVIDGQKVWTSLAHRARWAILLARTDPDVPKHRGLTYFICDMTAPGVDVRPLRQITGEAEFNEVYLDGVRLPDSLRLGGVGEGWKVAQTTLMNERVSIGGRPEPREGGLVGIVSDLWRTRPELRTRGLHEELLRLWVAAEAARLTKERLRQQMAVGQPGPEGSAAKLSFAELNQRLSGLELELLGAEGLTYDDWTFRRPERPDLLGRGAGFRYLRSRGNSIEGGTSEILRTIIAERVLGLPAEPRVDKDVAWKDLPR